The following coding sequences lie in one Glycine soja cultivar W05 chromosome 16, ASM419377v2, whole genome shotgun sequence genomic window:
- the LOC114390685 gene encoding heterogeneous nuclear ribonucleoprotein H3-like isoform X1, with protein MIAALDPYRVPPSTEAPFARSFADLGSMYGPRGAMLGSGGVSDGYEVGSKRQRMMESNPYFAVSSGTGNLPYGYAGGFQPPPFPVVRLRGLPFNCTDIDILKFFAGLTIVDVLLVNKSGRFSGEAFVVFAGAMQVEFALQRDRQNMGRRYVEVFRCKKQDYYNAVAAEIKYEGIYDNDYQGSSPPPSRSKRFNDKDQMECTEILKMRGLPFQVTKSQIVEFFKDFKLIEDRVHIACRPDGKSTGEAYVEFVSAEEAKRAMSKDKMTIGSRYVELFPSTPDEARRAESRSRQ; from the exons ATGATCGCAGCGCTGGATCCGTACCGTGTTCCTCCGTCTACGGAAGCGCCTTTTGCTCGATCCTTCGCCGATCTCGGAAGCATGTACGGTCCCCGAGG GGCAATGTTGGGAAGCGGGGGGGTTTCGGACGGGTACGAGGTTGGCTCAAAGAGACAAAGAATGATGGAATCCAATCCATACTTCGCAGTGAGCAGCGGAACAGGCAACTTACCTTATGGGTATGCTGGTGGCTTCCAGCCCCCTCCCTTTCCCGTGGTTCGTCTCAGGGGGCTTCCATTCAACTGCACTGACATTGACATCTTGAAGTTCTTTGCTGGACTGACCATTGTGGATGTCTTGCTGGTCAACAAGAGTGGACGGTTCTCGGGCGAGGCCTTCGTAGTCTTTGCAGGAGCAATGCAGGTTGAGTTTGCGTTACAAAGAGATCGCCAGAACATGGGTCGCCGATATGTGGAAGTGTTCAGGTGTAAGAAGCAGGATTATTATAATGCTGTTGCTGCTGAGATCAAGTACGAAGGAATATATGATAATGACTACCAAGGTAGTAGCCCTCCACCCTCCCGGTCGAAGAGGTTCAATGATAAAGACCAAATGGAGTGCACTGAAATATTGAAGATGCGCGGCCTTCCATTCCAAGTGACCAAATCTCAAATTGTTGAATTCTTTAAAGATTTCAAGCTGATAGAAGATAGGGTACACATTGCATGTCGCCCTGATGGGAAATCTACTGGAGAGGCATATGTGGAGTTTGTTTCTGCTGAGGAGGCTAAGAGGGCAATGTCCAAGGATAAAATGACCATAGGATCAAGGTATGTAGAGCTGTTTCCTTCTACACCAGATGAAGCTAGACGGGCAGAGTCAAGATCAAGGCAGTAA
- the LOC114390685 gene encoding heterogeneous nuclear ribonucleoprotein F-like isoform X2, whose product MQVEFALQRDRQNMGRRYVEVFRCKKQDYYNAVAAEIKYEGIYDNDYQGSSPPPSRSKRFNDKDQMECTEILKMRGLPFQVTKSQIVEFFKDFKLIEDRVHIACRPDGKSTGEAYVEFVSAEEAKRAMSKDKMTIGSRYVELFPSTPDEARRAESRSRQ is encoded by the coding sequence ATGCAGGTTGAGTTTGCGTTACAAAGAGATCGCCAGAACATGGGTCGCCGATATGTGGAAGTGTTCAGGTGTAAGAAGCAGGATTATTATAATGCTGTTGCTGCTGAGATCAAGTACGAAGGAATATATGATAATGACTACCAAGGTAGTAGCCCTCCACCCTCCCGGTCGAAGAGGTTCAATGATAAAGACCAAATGGAGTGCACTGAAATATTGAAGATGCGCGGCCTTCCATTCCAAGTGACCAAATCTCAAATTGTTGAATTCTTTAAAGATTTCAAGCTGATAGAAGATAGGGTACACATTGCATGTCGCCCTGATGGGAAATCTACTGGAGAGGCATATGTGGAGTTTGTTTCTGCTGAGGAGGCTAAGAGGGCAATGTCCAAGGATAAAATGACCATAGGATCAAGGTATGTAGAGCTGTTTCCTTCTACACCAGATGAAGCTAGACGGGCAGAGTCAAGATCAAGGCAGTAA